From the genome of Marinobacter antarcticus, one region includes:
- a CDS encoding helix-turn-helix transcriptional regulator — MLKQLLNTKEAAQYLGISKAFLERDRWAGARVPFIKVGSRAVRYRLSDLNDYIEKQVRFSTSQTVAL; from the coding sequence ATGTTGAAACAACTTTTGAATACGAAAGAAGCCGCTCAATACCTGGGCATAAGCAAGGCGTTCCTTGAACGCGATCGTTGGGCCGGTGCGCGCGTTCCCTTTATCAAGGTAGGTAGCCGCGCAGTTCGATATCGACTGAGCGATCTCAACGACTACATCGAGAAACAAGTTCGGTTTTCAACCTCCCAAACGGTGGCGTTGTGA